A region of the Chitinivibrionales bacterium genome:
TCGGCGTGCTCGCAGGCCTCAACGTGCGCATTGTTGAGGGAGCAACCGGTTATTTGGGCACCAACTATGCGGGCAAGGTGGCTGTCGCGCATGCAGCGCTTAAAAAAGAGGATTTTGTATTTGTCCACGTCGAGGCGCCCGACGAAACCTCCCACGAGGGCTCGCTGGAAAAGAAGATCCAGGCCATTGAAGAGTTCGATAAAAATATTGTTGGTGAAGTGTTGAAGATGCGGAAGGAATTCAAGGATCTGCGCATCATGGTGCTTCCCGACCACGCAACCCCGATTCCACTCAAGACCCACCACGCCATGCCGGTGCCGTTTGCCGTATGCGGCGCGGGAGTGGATGCGGACGGGAGTGTGTCGTATTGTGAAAAGACTGCGGCGGGAAAGAAAATGTATACGGGCGTTACTTTATTTGAGACCTTTATAAAAGGAAATTTCTAAATTTTTATATTTATTGAAATGAAATTTCTCCTCGGGCATACCCGGTGGCGCAAGAAGAGCATCTTTAAAGACCAGATCCCTCTTGCCGCGCGTTAGGCGGACTGGAGGGTGCGCAAGCGCGCATTGCCGGCCGACCCGGCCGATAGGCATAGGGCGGTCCGGCAACGAGGCGAATAGCCGAGCCCGGAAGGAGGCCGGCCCCGCGGAGCGGGGAACGCCCAGTTTTATTAGCAAATAACGCGACTATGCCCGTCAGATTCATCGAAAAAGCCCTCACGTTTCTCTTCGACGTCATCGCCTTTAATGTGGCATTTGCCACCGCCTTCTGGATACGGTATAGGAGCAATTTTTTCCCGGAAACCTTCCGTCCCGATCTTGAATTCTTCACCTACATCCCCTTTAGCGGTCTTCTCGTCATTACGGCGAGTTGGGTGGTGCTTTTCTTTTTCACCGGTCTTTACCGTGACTGGTACAAGGAGTCCCGGCTCGACGAATTCTTTGTGGTGGTCCGCACTATTCTCATCGGAATCTTTTTTCTTTTCCTGATAACGAGCGCCTCGCAAATCATGCAATTCGCCCAGAGCGGGGAAGTGTCCGTGCTTTTCACGAGGACCAAATTCGCGGTCATTGCAACGTATGCGGCAAGCATCCTTTTTTTCGCCACGGCAGACCGCTTTCTGATGCACAGCCTTCTTGCATGGCTGTTTTGCAAGGGCATCGGCGTCAGCAGGGTGCTCATCATCGGTGCGCAGGAGTCGGGCTTGAAATTGCTTGACGAAATAAAACATTACCCCCAGCTCGGTTACGAGGTGAAGGGCTTCATCGACGACGACGGCAGGCTCACGGGTGCCAGGTGCGGCGGGCTCCCGGTGTATGGGACCTATTCCGACATCCCGGCGGTGGTGAGAAAAGAAAGGATCACAGGCCTCATCGTTTCGCACGTGTCAGGATCAGCCAACGAGATCCTCAAGATCGTTAATTACTGCGGCGAGCTCAGGCTGATCATCTACATGGTTCCTTCGCTCATGGACGTGATCACCGGCCACCTCAAGACGCACCAGATATTCGGCGTGCCGCTCATGGTGCTCCTGTCCGACCATATGCCGGCATGGGAGGCGCAGATAAAGCGCCTCATCGACATCGCGGTCTCGTTCTGCATCCTGGCAATCGGCTCGCCTCTCTGGCTCGCGCTCGCCGCCGTCATCCGCCTTACGTCGCCGGGCCCCGCGGTTTACAACCAGGAGCGCGTGGGCCGCAACGGAAAGCCGTTCATCATGCACAAGTTCCGCTCAATGTACAACGACGCGGAAAAACGCACCGGTCCCATGTGGGCAAAGAAGAAAGACCCGCGCATCACACCGGTCGGGAGGTTCCTGCGCAAGACCAGGCTCGACGAGATCCCCCAGTTCATCAACGTGCTCAAGGGTGAAATGAGCCTTGTGGGTCCGCGGCCGGAGCGCGCATTTTTCATCCAGCAACTGTCGCAGGAAATCCCCTGGTATGTCCGGCGCATTAAAATGAAACCGGGCATCACGGGCTGGGCGCAGGTGAAGCACAAATACGACGCGTCGATCGAGGACGTGAAACAAAAAGTGCTTTACGACCTGTATTATTTCGAAAACATGTCTCTCATGCTCGATTTCAAGATCATGCTGCACACCATACTCGTTGTGTTCACGGGCAAGGGGGCGCATTGACGAAGTGATGATGCGTTGATGCGTAATAGCGAAAATGCGTTGATTTACAAGCGGGTATCAAGTTTGCCTTTCGTCGCATCATCGCATACGCGCGTTCCCGCATTCGCTGAAAAGTATAAAACCAAAGGAACTCTAAAATGAGCAACCTCTACCGTTTCGGCGTCTCGCTTGAAAAAAGCCTTATCGACGAGTTTGACAAGCATATAAAGGACAGGAACTATAAAAACCGGTCCGAGGCGATACGCGACCTTATCCGTGAAGACCTGGTCAAAAAACAATGGCTCTGCGGCAACGAGGTGGCGGGCGCCGTGGTCATGAGCTACGATCATCACAAGCGCGAGCTCGTGAACAGGCTCATGGACATCCAGCATGATTTTCAGCCGCTTATCATATCGAGCCAGCATATCCATATAGACCATCACAACTGCCTCGAGATCATCGCGGTGAAGGGCAAGGCGCGCGAGGTGGAGAAGCTCGCAAGCCTTCTCAAGGCGCAGAAGGGCGTAAAGCATGTTGCCCTGAGCATGTCGACGACGGGGGTGGCGCTGAAATAGCCAGGCACGTCTTCATCAAAACGCTTTATATAACCAGGTAATTTCCGCCGGGCGTATTATTCTGCTGACATGAAAGGGCTTATCAGGCAGCAATTAATGCACTCTGTTTGATGTGGACCATGGACGGTAACAATTAATGTAGTGTATATTTTTCATAAAAATGGATGGTTGAATAGGAAGGTTGCAATTCAATGAAAAGGCTCGCCTCGGTAAATGGAAATATGATTGTTAAGGATGAGCTCGTTTCCATTGCGAT
Encoded here:
- a CDS encoding sugar transferase, encoding MPVRFIEKALTFLFDVIAFNVAFATAFWIRYRSNFFPETFRPDLEFFTYIPFSGLLVITASWVVLFFFTGLYRDWYKESRLDEFFVVVRTILIGIFFLFLITSASQIMQFAQSGEVSVLFTRTKFAVIATYAASILFFATADRFLMHSLLAWLFCKGIGVSRVLIIGAQESGLKLLDEIKHYPQLGYEVKGFIDDDGRLTGARCGGLPVYGTYSDIPAVVRKERITGLIVSHVSGSANEILKIVNYCGELRLIIYMVPSLMDVITGHLKTHQIFGVPLMVLLSDHMPAWEAQIKRLIDIAVSFCILAIGSPLWLALAAVIRLTSPGPAVYNQERVGRNGKPFIMHKFRSMYNDAEKRTGPMWAKKKDPRITPVGRFLRKTRLDEIPQFINVLKGEMSLVGPRPERAFFIQQLSQEIPWYVRRIKMKPGITGWAQVKHKYDASIEDVKQKVLYDLYYFENMSLMLDFKIMLHTILVVFTGKGAH
- the nikR gene encoding nickel-responsive transcriptional regulator NikR encodes the protein MSNLYRFGVSLEKSLIDEFDKHIKDRNYKNRSEAIRDLIREDLVKKQWLCGNEVAGAVVMSYDHHKRELVNRLMDIQHDFQPLIISSQHIHIDHHNCLEIIAVKGKAREVEKLASLLKAQKGVKHVALSMSTTGVALK